A genomic region of Solanum dulcamara chromosome 2, daSolDulc1.2, whole genome shotgun sequence contains the following coding sequences:
- the LOC129875568 gene encoding nuclear transcription factor Y subunit B-1-like: MEMSMELSAHLNQEVDECIIQEQDQFMTNMVEIMHMSLPPHTKISDKAKQTMKECVSEFICFVTCAAYDHCQREQRNTITAKDVLWVASKFGFDDYMEPLTLYLHSYPKDDGGEPGSRRRETLLKRPMVDQAPSCNIMPYHLPPNFPVAHHHFVYPPLMRNGDMKGDASTGSTSHCVMALVDSEVESPAEEENE; the protein is encoded by the coding sequence ATGGAGATGAGCATGGAGCTGTCTGCTCATCTCAACCAGGAAGTTGATGAATGCATCATTCAGGAGCAAGACCAATTCATGACAAATATGGTCGAAATCATGCACATGAGCCTTCCTCCCCATACTAAGATATCAGATAAAGCCAAACAGACCATGAAAGAATGTGTCTCTGAGTTCATATGCTTTGTAACATGCGCAGCCTATGATCATTGCCAGCGTGAGCAACGCAACACTATTACTGCTAAAGACGTGCTTTGGGTCGCGAGCAAGTTTGGTTTTGATGACTATATGGAACCATTGACTTTGTACTTGCATAGTTATCCTAAGGATGATGGTGGTGAGCCTGGATCTCGAAGAAGGGAGACTTTGTTGAAGCGTCCAATGGTTGATCAAGCTCCAAGCTGCAACATCATGCCCTATCACCTGCCTCCTAATTTTCCTGTGGCTCATCACCACTTTGTGTATCCACCATTGATGAGAAATGGTGATATGAAGGGGGATGCATCAACTGGAAGCACTTCTCACTGTGTAATGGCTTTAGTGGATAGTGAAGTTGAGTCTCCTGCGGAGGAGGAAAATGAGTGA